Proteins co-encoded in one Pirellulales bacterium genomic window:
- a CDS encoding DUF1553 domain-containing protein — translation MNLLCGNARVTKLLAVLLLAVPALAAASDAKSIVKIGVYPPDVQLTTSRDRQPFIVQGVRADDVTLDITDEVQVKLLDPALARLEGNVLYPVADGETQLEVRFEEHVATIPVSVRQATEDRPISFKLDVMPVFMRAGCNTGSCHGAARGKDGFRLSLFGFDPDGDHFRLTHEISGRRINLALPAESLLMEKSVGSVPHTGGKRFDDQSEYYATLLRWLEAGAPADGGAVPLCETVELYPPKMVLEGEGAQQRMIARAKYADGTDRDITNLAVFLTNNDNSAAITPEGLVTAGARGEAFVMARFDTHTVGCQAIVLPANLEYSPPEESGGNYIDELVGAKLQKLRILPSGLCSDEIYLRRVTLDITGRLPTAEEHAAFVADPSTEKRARLVDELLERKEFSEIWAMKWAELLMIRSTINVSYKSAFLYANWLTEQISNNVPLDKMVQELLSSTGGTFTNPPTNYYQIETDTLKTAENVAQVFMGIRTQCAQCHNHPFDRWTMDDYYSFAAFFAQIGRKTGEDYRETIVFNSGGGEVGHLIGGRAMTPKFLGGATPDLAGRDRRAVMAEWLASSENPFFATSVANRVWQHFFGVGIVEPVDDFRISNPASNPELLNALAQKFTDSGYDFKQLVRDICNSKAYQRTTEVNTSNESDQLNFAHSRVRRIKAENLLDAISQVTSTKDKFQGLPVGARATQIADGATSTYFLNTFGRSTRVSVCSCEVKTEPTLSQALHLLNGDTFQQKIAGGGLVKSMLDVGQTPEQVIDSIYVRCLSRHATPEEAERLAAIVNEDENQQRGLEDVFWAVLNSREFLFNH, via the coding sequence ATGAACCTGCTCTGTGGAAACGCCAGAGTCACGAAGTTGCTCGCCGTGTTGCTGTTGGCCGTGCCGGCGTTGGCTGCGGCGAGCGATGCGAAGTCGATCGTCAAGATCGGCGTCTATCCTCCCGACGTGCAGTTGACCACGTCGCGCGATCGTCAGCCGTTCATCGTGCAGGGGGTGCGTGCCGACGATGTGACGCTCGACATCACCGACGAAGTGCAGGTGAAGCTGCTCGACCCCGCCCTGGCGCGGCTCGAAGGCAATGTGCTCTATCCCGTCGCCGATGGCGAGACGCAACTCGAAGTGCGCTTCGAGGAACATGTGGCGACGATTCCGGTCAGCGTGCGTCAGGCGACCGAGGATCGGCCGATCAGCTTCAAGCTCGACGTGATGCCGGTCTTCATGCGGGCCGGCTGCAACACGGGGAGTTGCCACGGGGCCGCGCGCGGTAAGGATGGTTTCCGTTTGTCGCTTTTCGGCTTCGATCCCGACGGCGATCACTTCCGCCTCACGCACGAGATCAGCGGTCGGCGGATCAATCTCGCCCTGCCCGCCGAAAGCCTGTTGATGGAAAAATCGGTCGGCAGCGTGCCGCACACCGGTGGCAAGCGCTTCGACGACCAGAGCGAATACTACGCCACCCTCCTGCGCTGGCTCGAGGCGGGCGCTCCGGCCGATGGCGGCGCCGTCCCCCTTTGCGAAACGGTCGAGCTCTATCCGCCCAAGATGGTGCTCGAGGGGGAAGGGGCCCAGCAACGCATGATCGCACGGGCCAAGTATGCCGATGGCACGGACCGCGACATCACGAATCTGGCCGTCTTTCTGACGAACAACGACAACTCGGCGGCCATCACTCCCGAAGGGCTGGTGACCGCCGGCGCCCGGGGCGAGGCGTTCGTAATGGCCCGCTTCGATACGCACACGGTGGGCTGCCAGGCGATCGTCCTGCCGGCGAATCTCGAATATTCCCCCCCCGAGGAATCGGGGGGCAACTATATCGACGAGCTCGTCGGGGCGAAGTTGCAGAAGCTACGTATCTTGCCGAGCGGCCTCTGTTCGGACGAGATCTACCTGCGACGCGTGACGCTCGACATCACCGGACGTTTGCCTACGGCCGAGGAACATGCCGCCTTCGTGGCCGATCCATCGACCGAGAAGCGGGCCAGGCTGGTCGACGAGCTGCTCGAGCGCAAGGAGTTCTCCGAGATCTGGGCCATGAAATGGGCCGAGCTGCTCATGATTCGCTCGACGATCAACGTGAGCTACAAGTCGGCCTTTCTCTACGCGAACTGGCTGACCGAGCAGATCTCGAACAACGTGCCGCTCGACAAGATGGTGCAGGAACTGCTCTCCTCGACGGGGGGCACGTTCACCAATCCGCCCACGAACTACTACCAGATCGAGACCGACACGCTGAAGACGGCCGAGAACGTGGCCCAGGTCTTCATGGGCATTCGCACGCAGTGCGCGCAGTGCCACAACCATCCCTTCGATCGCTGGACGATGGACGATTACTACTCGTTCGCGGCCTTCTTCGCCCAGATCGGTCGCAAGACGGGAGAAGACTACCGCGAGACGATCGTCTTCAACTCCGGCGGCGGTGAGGTGGGCCACCTGATCGGCGGCCGTGCGATGACGCCCAAGTTTCTCGGCGGCGCCACGCCCGACCTGGCCGGCCGCGATCGACGCGCCGTGATGGCCGAGTGGCTCGCCTCGTCGGAGAATCCCTTCTTCGCCACCAGCGTCGCCAACCGCGTCTGGCAGCACTTCTTTGGCGTGGGCATTGTGGAACCGGTCGACGATTTCCGCATCAGTAATCCGGCCAGTAATCCCGAGTTGCTGAATGCCCTGGCGCAAAAATTCACCGACAGCGGTTACGACTTCAAGCAACTGGTGCGCGACATCTGCAACTCGAAGGCCTATCAGCGCACCACCGAGGTGAACACCAGCAACGAATCGGACCAGTTGAACTTCGCCCATTCGCGCGTGCGGCGCATCAAGGCCGAAAACCTGCTCGATGCCATCAGCCAGGTGACCAGCACGAAGGACAAGTTCCAGGGCCTGCCCGTCGGGGCCCGTGCCACGCAGATCGCCGACGGGGCGACGAGTACCTACTTCCTGAACACGTTCGGCCGCTCGACGCGGGTTTCGGTCTGCTCGTGCGAGGTGAAGACCGAACCGACCTTGAGCCAGGCCTTGCACCTGCTGAACGGCGATACGTTTCAGCAGAAGATCGCCGGCGGCGGGCTGGTGAAGTCGATGCTCGATGTCGGCCAGACGCCCGAGCAGGTGATCGACTCGATCTACGTGCGTTGTCTCTCGCGTCACGCGACGCCCGAGGAGGCGGAGAGGCTTGCGGCGATCGTAAACGAGGACGAGAACCAGCAGCGCGGCCTGGAAGATGTCTTCTGGGCGGTGTTGAACTCGCGCGAGTTCTTGTTCAATCACTAA
- a CDS encoding pre-peptidase C-terminal domain-containing protein produces the protein MNVTCRCAVGNLLPRRMFLVAALSWALLVVNATLVEGASPSLGSISPQGGQRGTELDVTFNGARLADAQEIYFYEPGISVVSLEAGNDKAVKVRLAIASDCRLGTHGMRVRTATGISELRTFSVGALPEIGEAEPNSEFETPQKVDLGVTVNGVVQNEDVDYFAVDVKQGQRITAEIEGIRLGNTFFDPYVAIMDKGRFELSNSDDAALVWQDGVASIVAPEDGTYYVQVRETAFGGNGACNYRLHIGGFPRPTATLPAGGRPGETLEVKFLGDVAGEFVQQVTLPSQTVRDFRLAAQNEAGVAPSSNVFRISDLPNAIEAEPNNGLAEATVFTPPAALGGVLAEPGDVDYFRFAATKGQVYDLRVFARSLRSPLDSVLSVLRGTDGAGLAGNDDNGTPDSYLRFTVPEDGEYVLQMRDHLNKGGVDYAYRIEVAPVTPSLVMGLPEQSQFVDIVAPVPKGNRAALLVSGSRTDFGGELSIELKDLPPGVTYETMPMAANQSIVPVLLTAAADAPLGGSLVDVIGRNADANVPVEGRLLQTTSMVRGQNNIHVWDHFSERMATAVTDESPYAIEIVQPQVPLVRDGTMNLKIVATRQEGFTAPIAVRMLYNPPGVGSSGSVSIPEGQNEVLLPLNANSGAEIRTWKIVVIADATVDNGTVSVASQLADLEIAEPFFTFAYGQAAVEKGQETDVVVTVTKNRDFAGPATVELLGLPNEVTTAQGEITQDSTELVFKVKTTANSPAGKHQTLLCRAIVTAHGEPITHMIGTGLLRIDEPLPPKADAPAPVAAAPIPAAEAPPEKRLTRLEQLRLDRQKEKEARATAAAAPAEDAPAEQPAPEPAAAGGGQ, from the coding sequence ATGAACGTCACTTGTCGCTGCGCGGTCGGAAATCTGCTTCCTCGCCGTATGTTCTTGGTTGCCGCACTCTCGTGGGCATTGTTGGTCGTGAACGCCACGCTCGTCGAAGGGGCCAGTCCTTCGCTCGGCTCGATCAGCCCTCAAGGGGGACAACGCGGCACTGAGCTCGACGTCACGTTCAACGGCGCGCGCCTGGCAGATGCCCAGGAGATCTACTTCTACGAGCCGGGCATCTCCGTGGTGAGTCTCGAGGCGGGCAATGACAAGGCCGTCAAGGTCCGGCTGGCGATCGCCTCCGACTGCCGTCTCGGTACGCATGGCATGCGCGTGCGCACTGCCACGGGCATCAGCGAGCTGCGGACGTTCAGCGTGGGGGCGCTGCCCGAGATCGGCGAAGCCGAGCCGAACAGCGAGTTCGAAACACCCCAGAAGGTTGACCTCGGCGTCACGGTCAACGGCGTCGTGCAGAACGAAGATGTCGATTACTTCGCGGTCGACGTGAAGCAGGGACAGCGCATCACGGCCGAGATCGAAGGCATTCGCCTCGGCAACACGTTCTTCGATCCCTACGTGGCGATCATGGACAAGGGACGCTTCGAACTGTCCAACTCGGACGATGCGGCGCTCGTCTGGCAGGATGGCGTCGCGTCGATCGTCGCCCCGGAAGATGGCACTTACTACGTGCAGGTTCGCGAAACCGCCTTCGGGGGCAACGGCGCCTGCAACTATCGTCTGCACATCGGTGGATTTCCGCGTCCTACGGCCACGCTGCCCGCGGGCGGTCGGCCGGGCGAAACGCTCGAGGTGAAATTTCTTGGTGACGTGGCGGGCGAGTTTGTCCAGCAGGTCACGCTACCCAGCCAGACGGTGCGCGATTTCCGACTTGCGGCGCAGAACGAGGCGGGAGTGGCTCCCTCGAGTAATGTCTTCCGCATTTCGGATTTGCCCAACGCGATCGAGGCCGAACCGAACAACGGCCTCGCCGAAGCGACGGTCTTCACTCCCCCGGCGGCGCTCGGTGGCGTGCTGGCTGAGCCGGGTGATGTCGATTATTTCCGCTTTGCCGCCACGAAGGGGCAGGTCTACGACCTGCGGGTCTTTGCCCGCTCGCTGCGTTCGCCCTTGGACAGCGTTCTTTCGGTTCTGCGTGGGACGGACGGCGCCGGGCTGGCCGGCAACGACGACAATGGCACGCCTGATAGCTACCTCCGCTTCACCGTGCCCGAAGATGGCGAATATGTCCTGCAGATGCGCGACCACTTGAATAAGGGGGGCGTCGACTACGCCTATCGCATCGAAGTCGCGCCGGTGACGCCCTCTCTGGTGATGGGACTGCCCGAGCAGTCGCAGTTCGTCGACATTGTGGCGCCGGTGCCGAAGGGAAACCGCGCGGCACTCCTGGTGAGCGGATCGCGCACCGATTTCGGGGGCGAGCTCTCCATTGAACTCAAGGATCTGCCCCCAGGCGTCACGTACGAAACCATGCCCATGGCCGCCAATCAGTCGATCGTGCCGGTGCTGCTCACCGCCGCGGCCGATGCGCCCCTCGGCGGATCGCTCGTCGACGTGATCGGTCGCAACGCCGATGCCAACGTGCCAGTCGAAGGTCGCCTGTTGCAGACCACCTCGATGGTGCGCGGACAGAACAACATCCATGTGTGGGACCACTTCAGCGAGCGCATGGCGACCGCCGTGACGGATGAATCGCCCTACGCGATCGAGATCGTGCAGCCGCAGGTGCCGCTGGTCCGCGATGGCACGATGAACTTGAAGATCGTGGCCACGCGCCAGGAAGGCTTCACCGCGCCGATCGCCGTCCGCATGCTGTACAACCCGCCGGGGGTCGGTTCGTCGGGCTCGGTTTCGATTCCCGAGGGACAGAACGAAGTCCTCTTGCCCCTGAACGCGAACAGCGGCGCCGAGATCCGCACGTGGAAGATCGTGGTCATCGCCGATGCCACGGTCGATAACGGCACGGTCTCGGTCGCCAGCCAACTGGCCGATCTGGAGATCGCCGAGCCCTTCTTCACCTTTGCCTATGGGCAAGCGGCCGTGGAAAAGGGACAGGAGACTGACGTCGTTGTCACGGTGACGAAGAATCGCGACTTCGCAGGCCCGGCGACGGTCGAATTGCTCGGCCTGCCGAACGAGGTGACCACCGCGCAAGGCGAAATCACCCAGGATTCGACCGAGTTGGTCTTCAAGGTCAAGACCACGGCGAACTCCCCTGCCGGCAAGCATCAAACGCTGCTCTGCCGCGCGATCGTGACCGCCCATGGCGAACCGATCACGCACATGATCGGCACGGGTTTGTTGCGTATCGACGAGCCGTTGCCGCCGAAGGCCGATGCGCCGGCGCCGGTTGCCGCGGCGCCGATACCCGCCGCCGAGGCTCCGCCGGAGAAGCGACTCACGCGGCTCGAGCAATTGCGACTCGATCGCCAGAAGGAAAAAGAGGCCCGCGCCACGGCAGCCGCCGCGCCGGCCGAAGACGCCCCCGCCGAACAGCCGGCCCCGGAACCTGCCGCGGCCGGTGGTGGCCAGTAA
- a CDS encoding DUF11 domain-containing protein translates to MSRMIPQSALALRAAILLAVAAIMSSTAPRAEAILHELCIPNAVRMTPKPGCNPGCQHSACISIMPGTVVAPVGAEVVMVAGVCGHDGYLHSDQRVEWMIDPSSEGFIVDVGNGTFHDHLRKWHERAHKVDNTFAVGRTVHHGITLTRGTPAPEDDVPVLPGQAWITVTSSREGTSDVTAFAPDVFGWDARLQRARIHWVDATWMLPPAATNPVGTRHVMTTTVVRQSDQTPIQGYRVRYEVQGGPAAGFAPDCSPTIEVPTNELGQASVELFQQSPAPGTNIISIQIIRPADFPGGDGRRLVLGTGSTQKTWVSNDLALRISGPAQAAVGGNAVYRIEIHNPSGSAARDIVVSDQLPAGMSFVSSQPPTQAATGRLEWRFAEIGPRQTQTIEVTLRADQPGTVQNCVTVASAAGVTARECATTTVLASGLEVRMTGPPQAQAGETVNFEVTVTNRGGTPATGIVIVDRYDPGFEHATRANPIERNLPDLGPGASRTIAVQLRALQPGQQCNRVEVLAAGGLSSSAQACVNVTGTPIVAPPPVVPGEEPPPTTPNPAQIKVEKTGPTLRNVGGVAEFTIRITNIGSVRVTNLKVVDNYDPGLNPVMATDGRYFIGNDLAWSIDGLDPGRSALLEVHCRCTQAAAQTCNRVTVTTDQGARADDDACLEVRPVQGGLTMTVSDTRDPVTVGGDVTYEVVVRNTAQTPDSNVAVSVTLPTELSPVSTGTQGPSAHTIVGQAVTFQPVAQIPAGGTLTYQVQARANQAGQARVTATLNSQSRMQALTADETTAIFTQR, encoded by the coding sequence ATGTCGCGCATGATTCCACAATCCGCGCTCGCGCTGCGCGCCGCCATCCTGCTGGCGGTCGCCGCGATCATGTCTTCGACCGCTCCGCGGGCCGAGGCCATTCTGCACGAGTTGTGCATTCCCAATGCCGTGCGCATGACCCCCAAGCCGGGGTGCAACCCCGGCTGCCAGCATTCGGCGTGCATCAGCATCATGCCGGGCACCGTCGTGGCGCCGGTCGGCGCCGAGGTGGTGATGGTCGCCGGCGTGTGCGGCCACGACGGCTATCTGCACAGCGATCAACGCGTCGAGTGGATGATCGATCCCTCGAGCGAAGGTTTTATTGTTGATGTCGGGAACGGAACTTTCCACGATCACTTGCGCAAGTGGCACGAACGCGCGCACAAGGTGGACAACACTTTTGCGGTCGGACGTACCGTGCATCACGGCATCACCCTGACACGTGGCACGCCGGCGCCCGAGGACGACGTGCCCGTGCTTCCCGGTCAGGCGTGGATTACCGTCACGTCGAGCCGCGAAGGGACGAGCGACGTCACGGCATTCGCGCCCGATGTCTTCGGTTGGGATGCACGCCTACAGCGGGCCCGCATTCACTGGGTCGATGCCACCTGGATGTTGCCCCCCGCGGCGACGAATCCCGTCGGCACGCGTCACGTGATGACCACGACGGTGGTGCGTCAAAGCGATCAAACGCCGATCCAGGGCTATCGCGTGCGTTATGAAGTGCAGGGGGGGCCGGCGGCGGGCTTCGCTCCCGATTGCTCGCCGACGATCGAAGTTCCCACGAACGAACTGGGACAGGCCAGCGTCGAGCTGTTCCAGCAATCGCCCGCGCCGGGCACCAATATCATCAGTATTCAGATTATCCGCCCGGCCGACTTTCCCGGTGGAGATGGGCGCCGCCTGGTGCTCGGTACCGGCTCGACGCAAAAGACGTGGGTCTCGAACGATCTGGCGCTGCGCATCAGCGGTCCAGCACAAGCGGCCGTCGGCGGCAACGCCGTCTATCGCATCGAGATCCACAATCCGTCCGGTTCGGCGGCACGCGACATCGTAGTGAGCGATCAACTGCCCGCGGGCATGTCGTTCGTGTCGAGCCAACCACCGACCCAGGCCGCTACCGGCCGGCTCGAATGGCGCTTCGCCGAGATCGGTCCGCGCCAGACGCAGACCATCGAGGTGACGCTCCGGGCCGATCAACCGGGCACGGTGCAGAACTGCGTGACCGTCGCTAGCGCTGCCGGTGTGACCGCGCGGGAGTGCGCTACCACCACGGTGCTGGCCTCGGGGCTCGAGGTGCGCATGACCGGTCCGCCGCAAGCCCAGGCGGGCGAAACGGTCAATTTCGAGGTCACGGTGACCAATCGCGGAGGAACTCCGGCGACGGGCATCGTGATCGTCGATCGTTACGATCCGGGATTCGAGCACGCGACGCGCGCCAATCCGATCGAACGGAACCTTCCCGATCTCGGGCCGGGCGCTTCGCGCACGATCGCCGTGCAATTGCGGGCGTTGCAGCCAGGGCAACAGTGCAACCGCGTCGAGGTCCTCGCCGCGGGCGGTTTGAGCAGCTCTGCCCAGGCATGTGTCAATGTGACGGGAACCCCCATCGTGGCGCCGCCACCGGTGGTGCCGGGCGAAGAGCCCCCGCCGACCACGCCGAATCCCGCGCAGATCAAGGTCGAGAAGACCGGACCGACGCTCCGCAATGTGGGTGGAGTGGCCGAGTTCACCATCCGCATCACGAACATCGGCAGCGTGCGGGTGACGAACCTGAAAGTGGTCGACAACTACGATCCCGGCCTGAATCCCGTGATGGCCACCGATGGTCGGTACTTCATCGGCAACGATCTCGCCTGGAGCATCGATGGTCTCGATCCGGGGCGCTCGGCCTTGCTCGAGGTACATTGCCGCTGCACGCAGGCCGCCGCCCAGACGTGTAACCGCGTGACGGTCACCACCGATCAGGGGGCACGCGCCGATGATGATGCGTGTCTTGAAGTTCGTCCGGTGCAGGGTGGGCTCACGATGACGGTGAGCGACACGCGCGATCCCGTGACAGTCGGTGGCGACGTGACGTACGAGGTCGTCGTGCGCAACACGGCGCAAACGCCCGACAGCAACGTCGCCGTGAGCGTGACGCTGCCGACCGAGTTGAGTCCTGTCTCGACAGGTACGCAGGGGCCCTCGGCGCATACGATCGTCGGGCAGGCGGTCACGTTCCAACCGGTTGCGCAAATACCCGCGGGGGGGACGTTGACTTATCAGGTGCAGGCGCGCGCCAATCAGGCGGGACAGGCCCGCGTCACCGCCACGCTGAATAGCCAATCGCGGATGCAGGCCCTGACGGCCGACGAGACGACCGCCATCTTCACGCAGCGCTAG